TATTCGAGGAAGTATTTGGTGTTTCTGAGAAAATGTTGCAAGATTTCGATGCGAGAGGATTTTGGGATCATACATATAAACCAGTTTCGTTTGTTCATGAAGAAAAAGTAATTGCGAATGTTTCTAGTTTTACACTTCCATTACTTGTGAATGGAAATGTTGTGAATGCAGTGGGGATTCAGTCGGTTATGACGCATCCTGAGTATCGGCAGAGAGGTTTGATGAAGCAACTTTTTTCTAAAGTATTAGAACAAATTGATAGACAGTACGACTGTGCAATCTTATTCACAGAGAATCCGGAATTCTATGAGTATTTTGGATTTCAAGTTTTAAAAGAATATCTAATGACATTATCATATGAAAGTGGTGAGAAGACAGATTCATCACTCCGAAAATTGAATTTTTATCATGAAGAAGATATTCAGTTCATAAAAGAAAAGATAGAGGAGAGTCAGACGCTTTCTAATATGTTTTCAACCTTAAACTATAAATCTTCTTTTTATTTCAATATGTATGAGGACAAATGGAACGATAAGCTCTACTATTCAGAAAAATTAGACGCAATAATCGTGTATGAAGTAGAGAAGAAAACATTAAAACTATTCGGTGTGTTTGCACCAGTTTTCCCAATTTTAGATGAAATATGTAGTGAAATTCCTGAAAGATTTACAGAAATTGAATTTTATTTTCATCCAGATGAACTAGGGATTGAAGACGTAACATATCAAGAATTTCACTCCGGTAAGTATTTAATGGTTCGAAGTAATCATAACATCCAGTTCAATCGATGTAAATTTCCAATTTTAACTGAGTTTTAATGTGCATAAATAAAGGATTCGAAAACGAATTACTTGAGTTTTCAATTGAATCCGAGGAAAACCGCATTCTTGCAAAAGAGTGCGGTTTCCTTATGGGATGAAAATAAG
The window above is part of the Bacillus cytotoxicus NVH 391-98 genome. Proteins encoded here:
- a CDS encoding GNAT family N-acetyltransferase, giving the protein MGNSATFESFFVKEPRKEQLFSLFEEVFGVSEKMLQDFDARGFWDHTYKPVSFVHEEKVIANVSSFTLPLLVNGNVVNAVGIQSVMTHPEYRQRGLMKQLFSKVLEQIDRQYDCAILFTENPEFYEYFGFQVLKEYLMTLSYESGEKTDSSLRKLNFYHEEDIQFIKEKIEESQTLSNMFSTLNYKSSFYFNMYEDKWNDKLYYSEKLDAIIVYEVEKKTLKLFGVFAPVFPILDEICSEIPERFTEIEFYFHPDELGIEDVTYQEFHSGKYLMVRSNHNIQFNRCKFPILTEF